CCCGGCTGCAACTTCAGATGCGCCAACTGCCAGAACTGGGAGATCAGCCAGGCGCTCCCGGACGAGTCGATTCCGCTGGTCGCGCCCGAAGAGATCGTCCGCAACGCCATCCGCGCCGGATGCCGCTCGATCTCCTGCACCTACACCGAGCCGACCATCTTTGCCGAATACGCGCTCGACATCATGCAGCTCGCGCGGCAGGCTGGCCTCCGGAACATCTGGGTCAGCAACGGCTACCTGTCGAAAATCTGCCTCAACGCCATCCGCCCCTGGCTCGACGGGATTAACGTCGATCTCAAGTCGATGGACGACGCTTTTTACCGCCGCCTCTGCGGCGCGAGGCTCGATCCCGTGCTCGACAGCCTCCGGCTGATCCGCAAAAGCGGCATCTATCTCGAAATCACCACCCTTGTCATTCCCGGCCATTCAAGCGATCCGGCCATGCTCGAACGGCTCGCCAGCTTCATCGCGCGCGATCTCGGAACCGATGTGCCGTGGCATCTCATCCCGTTTTACCCGGAAATTTCATGGAAAATGCCGGAGACTCCGCCAACTTCGATCGATGCGATTGAAAAAGCGTGGGAAATCGGTCGAAAAGCCGGATTATCTTATATCTATGCGGGCAAGGCACATAACGACACGCTGTGCCCCCGATGCGGCGCGACGCTCGTTACCCGTACGCGACAGTTCAGCGGCTACCGGATCGAGCGCTTCGACGTCGGCGGGCGCTGCCCGGCGTGCCATGCGCCGTCACCGATACGAGACTGACCGGAGAACGATGCAGCCAAACGTCAGAAATCCGGCCGTGGCCGAGACTTTCTACCCGGACGATCCCGCGGAGATCGAAGCCGTGCTCACGCGACTGTTCAGGCATGACCAGACCGAAGCGACTGCGCCAGCATCTACGCCTGCTCCGAAAGCGCTCGTGGTGCCCCATGCGGGCTGGAGCTACAGCGGAGCCGTGGCCGCCGCTGCCTTCCGCACCGTCGCAGGCCGCGCTTTCCAGACTGTTGTGCTGCTCGGCAACGCCCACACCGCCCTCTTCGACGGCATCGCCCTCGACCCGCACGACGCTTGGCTCACTCCGGAGGGAACCGTGCCGCTTGACCGCGCCATGCGGAGCCGCCTGATAGCGCTCGATCCCCGGAAGTATCATCAATCCGGCGAGGCCCACCGGCGCGACCACGTGCTCGAAGTGCAGCTCCCGATGCTCCAGCACGTGCTGCAACCCGGCTTCACGATACTGCCGCTGCTCTTCGGGCAGAATCCGGCGGACGCTTACCGCCAGTGCGCCGACCGTCTGCTTTCGGTCATGCGCGACGACGACCTGCTCGTGGCGAGCAGCGATCTTTCCCACTACCCCTCCTCCGCGGATGCCGTGGCTATCGACCGCACGACACTGCAACTCATGGCGGAGCTGGATATCAGCGGACTGGTGCGGCACGAATCGACGATCATGCGGCAAGGGATTGCCGGACTCGAAACTGCGTTCTGCGGCCCGGACGCCGTCAAAACCGTTCTTGAAATCGCCCGCCGCAAGCGGTGGCATGGCGAAGTTGTCGCGTACCGCAACAGCGGAGAAGCCGAGGGCGGCAACCGGTCATCCGTCGTCGGCTATGGCGCCGTCGTTTTTCGTGAATCCTGAAGTTTTGTCAATCTCTCGAACACTCCCCTCATGCAGTCATCGAACGATCATCCCCAGCCAGTCACGGAACCCTTTGTGCTTGACGCCTGTTCAACGGCCAGATCGGCCAAAGAAAATCCCTTCGACATCGCCCGCCGCCAGCTCGACGACGCCGCCAGTATCATCGGCCTCGACGCTGAGGTGCTCGAACTGCTCCGCTGGCCGATGCGCGAGATGCACGTCACCATTCCGGTCAAGATGGACGATGGCTCGGTGCACGCCTTTCACGGCTTCCGGGTGCAGTACAACGACGCGCGCGGCCCGAACAAGGGCGGCATCCGCTTTCATCCCGACGAGACCATCGACACGGTCAGGGCGCTCGCGGCGTGGATGACCTGGAAAACCGCTGTCTTGGACATTCCGCTCGGCGGCGCGAAAGGGGGCGTGATCTGCAATCCGAAAGCGATGTCGCCCGGCGAACTCGAACGGCTGTCGCGCAGCTACATCCGGCAGGTCGGCCGCCTGCTCGGCCTCGAAAAGGACGTGCCCGCGCCCGACGTCTACACCACGCCGCAAATCATGGCCTGGATGGCCGACGAATATTCGTTCATGCAGGGGCACAACGATTTCGGCGTCATCACCGGCAAGCCGCTGGCGCTCGGCGGATCGCTCGGGCGCGGCGACGCCACCGCGCGGGGCGGCATCATCTGCATCCGCGAAGCCGCCAGGATGCTCGGTATCGACCTCACAGGAAAAACCGCCGCCATCAACGGCTACGGCAACGCCGGAGCGTTCGCTCACAAGCTCGCCGTCGAGCTGCTCGGCATGAAAGTGGTGGCTGTCTCCGACTCGAAAGGTGGCATCTTCAACCCGGATGGCCTCGAACATACCGCCCTCACGGAATACAAAAAGCGAACCGGATCGGTGGCCGGCTTTCCCGGCTCAACTTCGCTGACCGACACAGCCCTGCTTGAACTCGACGTGACCGTGCTCATTCCGGCAGCTCTCGAAGACGAGATATCCTGCCGCAACGCGCGGAACATCCGGGCAAGCATCGTCGCCGAACTGGCCAACGGCCCGACCACACCCGAAGCCGATAAAATTCTGCACGAGCGCGGCATTTACCTCATTCCCGACCTGCTCTGCAACGCGGGCGGCGTGACCGTCTCCTACTTTGAAATGGTGCAGAACAGCAGCGGCTGGTACTGGGAAGAGGAGTCTGTGCATCGCCAGCTCGAAAAAAAGATGACCGCCGCGATCAAAACGGTGCATCAGTCTGCCGTGCAATACCGAGTCGATAACCGCACGGCGGCGATGATCGTAGCCATTCGCCGGGTAGCGGAGGCGATGAAGCTGCGCGGCTGGGTGTAAAGCTCAGAATGCATATCGCGAGTGCCGGACGATCTGTTCGGCACTCCACGGAAGTAAAGCTTGGCTCAGGCCACCTCTCCCCGGGTCTGCTCATGAACAAGCCAGGCGACCATATCTTCGATGGCCAGCACAGGAAAGCCATGCAAATGCGAAAACTCGATAGCCTCTCCAAGAGTGGCCATCGTCCCGTCGGGGTTGGTCAGCTCACAGAGTACCCCGCAAGGCTTCAGGCCGGCAAGCCGCATAAGGTCTACGGTCGCCTCCGTATGGCCTGGGCGCTCCAGAACTCCGCCCGGACGAGCCCTCAGGGGAAAAATGTGGCCGGGACAGCGAAGATCGGCAGAGCAGGCCTGATCGGCCACGGCGGCAAGAACCGTGCGAACGCGATCGGCGGCGGAGACGCCGGTCGTCACCCCTTCGGCAGCTTCGATAGAAACCGTGAAGGCGGTCTGAAAACCGCTGGTATTTTGCTCAACCATCATCGGCAGCTCAAGGGAGCGCACCTTTTCCTCCGTCATGCAGAGGCAGACGATGCCGCTGCACTCCCGGATGAGAAGCGCCATCTGCGAAACGGTAAGAGATTGTGCGGGAAAGATGAGATCAACCTCGTTTTCACGGTCGAAGGCATCGGCCACCAGAACTCCCTTTCCCTGCCGGAGAGCGTCGAGACCTTTTCTCACCCGTTCGAACGGATCGCTTGAAATGCTTTTAAGTAACTGATTCATGGACATTTACGGATTGTCAGTTGAAAAAACATGAATCAGGGCTGCTGAAACGCAGTCGCGCCTCTATCCTCTTTCATCCGGACTGTAACCGTCGGCTTTGGCATTTCACCAAATCTGCTGACCCTCCGGCATAAGCGAAGGCGCTCGCGGGCTCACCGGTTCATGACCGGAATACCGCCGGTGGGGAGTTTCACCCCGCCCTGAGAATTCGCTTCGGAGAAAACCCCGAAGCAGCGGCAAGATAGCAACGAATTCAAACGCGCCAAAACCTGCGAAGCGCCTCCGGAAAAAGAGATGAACTTTTTAACCCCGCGGCGGCTTTAGTTGCATGTCGATCGGCCTCATGGACGGAGCACCGGTCGGCAAGAAACCGAATTTCCTGTATCAAAAAACGTAAACAATTCAAGGAGATAGACTTATGCAGAAATGGGTATGCGTGCCTTGCGGCTATGAATACGATCCGGCAGACGGCGATCCCGAAAGCGGCATCGAGCCGGGAACGGCTTTCGAAGATCTTCCGGACGACTGGGTCTGCCCCGTCTGCGGCGTGGACAAGTCATTTTTCGAACCGGTTTCCTGATCGCGTAATGCCTCTTGACTCCAGCCCGGCATTCGCTCAGTTGCCGGGCTGAGTGTTTTCGGAAGTTTCTTCAGGCGCTGGCTCCGGGGAGGAGTCATGCTTGAGGCTGTCGGGAAGCGATGCTTCTTGGATGAGGTTTTCCGGAACCCCGACCACGACCGAATCCGGCGGCTGGGCGACCGGCGTATCCGGAGCTGTCATCACTTCGCGGTAGTCCGGCACCACCAGACCCCGCCGCAGCATGATGGCGTAAATATGCTTTGCGCGGGCTCTCACAAAACCCGACGAGCCGGTTGGCTTGTACAGAACCGGGTTCGGCAGAGCCGCCGCGAGCCGGGCCGACTGGCTGGCCGTCAGTTGCGATGCCCTCACGCCGTAATAGTGCCGGGCCGCCTGGTCGATACCGAAAATCCCGTCTCCCCACTCGGCCACGTTGACGTACAGTTCGAGAATCCGGCGCTTCGAGAGCATCTGCTCGATCCGCCAGGTCAGAATCGCCTCCTTCATCTTTCTCAGCGGATTTTTCGATGGCGACAGGAACAGATTCTTGGCGAGCTGCTGGCTGATGGTGCTGGCTCCGAACTTGAATTCACCCGCCTCGATATTCTTTTCGATCGCCCCCTCGATGGCCTTGAAATCGAACCCCTCGTGATGCCAGAAGTTGTTATCCTCCGAAATGAGCACCGCCTTGACCAGAGATGGCGACACCTTCCTCAGCGGAACCCAGCGCTGTTTGATGGTTTTGTCGCGTCCTTCACTTCGCCACTCAGCCTCGCGATACTCCATGAAGGCAGTTTTGCCGGGATTGGTATGCGCCAGCCTCGAAATATCGGGGATAAAAAAATATCTGCCCACATCGACAACGATAAAGAGCAGAATAAGCAGAACGGCGTTTCTGAGCAATTTCATGAGGGTATCAGCGATTCCGGTTGACAAGTTGCCTGTTCCCCGAAACATACGGTTTTATGGGCGCGGAAAAAACGGCTCTCGCCCTGAATGGGTGCCGGTGCCGGTTTTTCCTTTTTTTAACTAACTTTAAACGGGTTGACGGATAACCGTTGACCACATTTGAAACCCATGATCATCTACGAGCCATGAAGCACTCAAACAGAATTCCCGCCATTACTCTTGCCATCGGTATTGGCGTACTCGCATCCGGAACCTTTCCGGCAAAAGCTTCGGCGGCTGTGGACGGCAAGGCCGTCTTCGACAAGAGTTGCAGCGTCTGCCACTCGGTCGCCCCACCGCCAAAATCCGCCCCGCCCATTCTGCCCATCGCCGCCCGCTACCACCAGCGCTTCCCGTCACGCGCCGAAGGCATCAAATACATGGCTGACTTCATCAAGTCACCCACCAAAGAGAAGGTGCTTGCCGACCCGCAGGCGATCAGCCGTTTCGGCCTCATGCCGCCGATACCGCTCAGCCCCGCTGAGCTGAACGCCGTGGCCGCGTGGGTGTGGGATCAGTACACCGGCGGAAGCTGGGGGCCAGGCCGGGGACAGGGTCGAGGCGCAGGACAGGGTGACTGCAACCCACAGTAGACTTTGCCGTCAAGATTAGGTCATAAAAAAAGCAGCAGGGGTGAGCCTTGCTGCTTTTTTCCCGTCTGAACGGCCTCGTATGAGTGGTGAGGAGTACCCTTGGGCAGACTCGAACTGCCGACCAACAGTTTAGGAAACTGCTGCTCTATCCACTGAGCTACAAGGGTATGTTTGCTCTGGCCGGAAATGTACAAACTTATTTTTCAGGAAACAAGCTGAAAAAGCGGCGGAAAACCTGCGAGAGCGCGCTGGGTGGACTTCTTCTTCCCCTACGACCTCCCGAACATGCGGTCGAGCTCGCCGAGCGAAAGCCTTATGATCACCGGGCGTCCGTGCGGGCAGACGTAGGGCATCCGGGTGGCGAAGAGGCGGTCGATCAGCCCCCTCATCTCCTCGACGCCGAGCTTCTGGCCGGTCATGATAGCGTTGCGGCAGGAGTACGATTTGGCGAGGTTGTCACGCTTTTCGAGCTTCAGCCGCGAGGCGTTCTCCTGGTACTCGGCGATCATGTCCTGCAAGATCGTCGCCTCCGCGCCGTCGCGCACATCGGGCGGAACCCCCTCGATCATGACGCTCATGCCGCCGAACGGACGGATGTTGAAACCGAGCCGGTACAGCTCATCGCCGATCTCCTCGTAAACCTCGTACTGCCAGGGCTTGAGGTCGATCTTCTGCGGAAAAAGCAACTGCTGCGAGTTCGGCGCGGCCTCGTTCATCACATCGATAGCGCGTTCATAGAGCACCCGCTCGTGAGCCACGTGCTGGTCGATGATCATCAGCCCCGTCTTGATCTGGCAGATGATGTACTTGTTGTGCAACTGCCAGATTTTCGGCTCCTTGTCCGGCGCGACCGGATTCTGCTCGTCGTCGATGGCGGAGTGATCGGCGGACGGGGTCAGCAGCGACTCCTGCACCATCGGGGCCGGGCTGCTTTCAGCAGCGGCTGGCGACATTTGAGAGGATTCGAAAAGCGGATGCGGGGCGGATGCGGATGAGCTGAAAGCTCCCTCCCGGTAGTTTTTGTAGAGATCGCCGGTCGTCGAGGCTTTTCCAGAAAAAGTGGAGTACGAAAGCTTCCGCGACGGTGCGTCCGGCAAGACAACCTCGCCGGAAACGGCAGGTGCGGAAGGCTGCCCGACTGACGCTTCGGGCGAAAAATCGTGCATCTGCACGGCGCGCTTGACCACCGGATAGACCATGCTCCGGATGCTTTTTTCATCCTCGAACCGCACTTCGAGCTTGGCCGGATGGACGTTCACATCCACCAGCGAGGGATCGAGGCCGAGAAAGAGCAGCGCGAAGGGCGACTGCCGCTCTTCGAGCAGCTCTCCGTACGCCTGCTGCACAGCCTGCACGAGCATCCGGTTCTGGATGAGGCGGCGGTTGATGAAAAAGTACTGGTCATATTTCTGGCGCACCATCATGCCCGGCTTGCCGAGGTAGCCGCCGATGGTCATGAAGTCGTTCTCCTCGATCACCTCGATCAGGCTCTCGCCGAACCCCTCGCCATAAAAGTGGCTCAGTCGCTCGCGCACATCCGGCGTGCGGAAGTGGAACAGCTCCTCGTCATCGTTCACCATGCGCCACTCGATCTCGGGATAGGAGAGCACGAACGCCTTGACCGTTTCGTGGATATGCTTGAACTCGGTGGCGTTGGATTTGAGGAACTTGCGCCGGGCGGGCACGTTGAAAAAGAGATTTCGGACAGCGATGGAAGTTCCGGTTTCGCACTGCGCGGGCTGCGGAGTTTCGATGACGCCGCCGTCACTCCTGAGCAGTGTGCCGAGCTGGTCAGCCTCGCGGCGGGTCTTCAGCTCGAAGTGCGAGACCGACGAGATGCTCGCCAGGGCCTCCCCGCGAAAGCCGAGCGTCCTGAGCGATTCGAGATCGTCAACGCCCGCGATCTTGCTGGTGGCGAAGCGCTCCACGCTGAGCAAAACGTCGTCGCTCTCCATGCCGCAGCCGTTGTCGATGATCTGGATGAGCTGGCGACCGGCATCCTTGATGATAACGGTGATGCGGCTCGCGCCGGAGTCGATGGCGTTTTCGATCAGCTCCTTGACCGCCGAGGCCGGGCGCTGCACCACCTCGCCAGCGGAGATTTTGTTGGCAACTATATCAGGAAGTCTTGCAATTGATGCCATAAAATGAACACGCGGTTTTCAGTGGATTCTGTTTCGTGCGGGCCGTTCCCGGCTCACATGGACCATCCAGCAAAGTTACACATTCCTGATGCGGTTGAAAGCATTGCTGAAAAATATCAGGACTCCATCTCTTTCAACCGCTCAAGCAGCCCCCGAAGCGCGGCTTCGCTGAAGCGGAGCTTGTTCTGATGCCGGTCGCCATACATGGTGAAGCGACTCGCCTCGACCAGCACCGAGCCGTCAGGCGATTTCGAGGCGACGCCAACGCAGAGCGTGCCGACCGGCTTATCCGGCGATCCGCCGCCCGGCCCGGCGATGCCGGTGGTGGCCACGGCGATCTGTGCGCCGCTGTTCAGCAGGCAGCCTCTCGCCATCTCTGTGGCGACCTGCTCGCTGACCGCGCCGTGCGCTTCGATGGTCGCCGGATCGACGCCGAGCAGCCGAACTTTCGCCTGGTTGCTGTAGGTGACCAAACCTTCGAGAAAGCAGCCGGACGAACCGGCCACATCGGTCAAGCGGCTCCCCACCAGCCCGCCGGTGCACGACTCGGCGACGGCCACCGTGAGTCCCCTTTCGAGCAATGTGCGAACGACCACCTCTTCGAGCGTCACCTCCGAGGTCGCGTAGACAAAATGACCCGCTTTCGCCACGATGGCCTCGACCACGCGGTGGTTCTCAGCATCGACCTCCTCGCGTTGAGCACCCGACGTGCTCACCATGAGGCTGACGCCGGTGGTGTGAGGCAGGTAGGCGAGGGTCGTACCGGAGGGCAGGTTCTCCTCGATCCCGGCGATCATCTCCGCCAGCAGCGTTTCGCCGATGCCGAGCGTCATGACCGGGGTATGGCGGATGAAGGCTCCGGAAAGCGGCGCGAAGAAGGGAATGACCGTCAGCCGCATCATCGCCTCCATCTCGGCGGGAACGCCGGGCATCAGCACGAGGTGGCGTCCCGCAAACTGCGGGGCGCACTCGATGATCATGCCGGGAGCCGTGCCCTTCGTGTTGGGAATCGCGACCGAACCTTCGATCACCATCGCCTGATCATTCATCGAGTCGGGCATCTGGCGATTGCGCCGCCGGAAATAGTCGGCGAGGCGCTCGAACGACGGTTCGTCGATCACGAGGCCGCGCTTGAGCAGCTCCCGCACCGCGTCGCGCGTCCGATCGTCGTTGGTCGGGCCGAGGCCGCCGGTCACGAGCACCGCTTCGGCGTCGGAAAGAGCAGAGACGACCGTATCGCGAATCGCCTGCGGATCGTCCGAGCAAGCGACGATGCGCGTGACGGCAATGCCGATATTGCCCAGCTCGCAGGCGATGAAGGGGGCGTTGGTGTTGACCCGGTGCCCCTTGAGCAGCTCGTCGCCGATGGATATGATGATCGCTTTCATGTCAGCAGCTCAGACCAGATAGCTCGCGATGCGGAGAATATCGGCGAAAACGCCGCCCGCCGTCACTTCGCCGCCCGCTCCCGGCCCCTTGACCACAAGCGGCGTTTTGAGGTAACGCTCCGTCGTGAAGACCACGAGATTCTCGGTACCGTTCAGCCCGGCCACCGGACTTTCGAGCGGCACGCGCTTCAGCCCGACCTTCGCCTTGCCATCCCGAAGTTCGCCGGTGTAGGCGATGGTCATCCCCTCGCTGGCGGCGCTCGCCATCTCCTCGACGTACCACTCGTCGATTGACGACAAGCCGTCGAGGAATTCGGCGGGCGTCATCTCGCCGCGTAGCGCTTCGGGCACGAGGCTCTGGCACTCGACGTCGGCATATTCGAGCTGGTAGCCAAGCTCCCTGCCGAGGATGAGCAGCTTCCGGGCGAAATCGGCCCCGGAGAGATCGTCGCGCGGATCAGGTTCGGTGTAGCCGGCCTCCTTGGCCTTGCGGACGATTTCGCTGAAGCGCCCGCCCTTGCGCAGTTCGTTGAAGATAAAGCTCAGTGTGCCCGACAAAACGCCCTCGATGCAGACGATCTTGTCGCCGCTGTTCTTGAGGTCGTTGAGCGTGTTGATGACCGGCAGACCCGCGCCGACGTTGGTTTCGTAGAGGAACTTCGCGTTGCTGGAGCGCAGCGCCTCCATGATCTTGCGGTACAGCTCCCATGCGCCGGCCATGCCAAGCTTGTTGGCCGTGGCGACGGATATGTTGGCGCGGAGCAGCTCGGGATAGCTCTCTGCCACCAGCCTGCTCGCCGTGCAGTCAACCACGATGGTGTTGTGCAGGTTCCGCTCCTGAATCAGGCGGATGTAGTGGCCGATCCCCTCGTGCGACTCGCGCGGCTTCAGTGAATCGTGCCAGTGCTCCAGATCGATGCCCGCGGGATCGATACACATCGAGCGGGTGTTGGCGAGGCCCGCGACCACCACGTCGAGCGCCATCTCTTGCTGCAAGGTGGCGCGATGCTGCCGGATCTGGCTGATGAGGCTCTTGGCGATGGTACCGGTGCCTGCGATGAAGACATGCACTTTGCGCATCGACAGGAAAAAGGATTCGTGGATGCAGTTGAGCGCCTTGTCTTCGTCAGAGTTGTCGATGACCAGCGAGATGTTCATCTCGTTGGCCCCCTGCGCAACGGCGATCACATTGACGCCATTCTTGCCGAGCGTTTCGAAAAGCTGCGCCGACACGCCCGGATGGCCAGACATCTTGTTGCCCACCACGGCCACCATCGCCAGATTGCGCCGGACGCTGACTGGATCGATCCGGCGCTCCTCGATCTCGCGCACGAACTCCTCTTCGAGAACTTTTTTGGCCATCGATGCCTGTCCGGGCGCAATGGCCAGGCTGATCGACTGTTCAGACGAGGCCTGCGAAATGAAAATGATGTTGATGGCGTGGCGCGCCAGGCAGGTGAAGAGCCGCGACGCCGTGCCCGGCACGCCCGCCATGCCGCTGCCGGAAAGGCT
This genomic window from Chlorobaculum limnaeum contains:
- the amrS gene encoding AmmeMemoRadiSam system radical SAM enzyme, translating into MREANFYHAAPDGVLQCDLCRHFCRIRAGSSGLCRVRRNVDGKLFSLTWGRAVTQAADPVEKKPLYQFMPGTQTWSLGTPGCNFRCANCQNWEISQALPDESIPLVAPEEIVRNAIRAGCRSISCTYTEPTIFAEYALDIMQLARQAGLRNIWVSNGYLSKICLNAIRPWLDGINVDLKSMDDAFYRRLCGARLDPVLDSLRLIRKSGIYLEITTLVIPGHSSDPAMLERLASFIARDLGTDVPWHLIPFYPEISWKMPETPPTSIDAIEKAWEIGRKAGLSYIYAGKAHNDTLCPRCGATLVTRTRQFSGYRIERFDVGGRCPACHAPSPIRD
- the amrB gene encoding AmmeMemoRadiSam system protein B, coding for MQPNVRNPAVAETFYPDDPAEIEAVLTRLFRHDQTEATAPASTPAPKALVVPHAGWSYSGAVAAAAFRTVAGRAFQTVVLLGNAHTALFDGIALDPHDAWLTPEGTVPLDRAMRSRLIALDPRKYHQSGEAHRRDHVLEVQLPMLQHVLQPGFTILPLLFGQNPADAYRQCADRLLSVMRDDDLLVASSDLSHYPSSADAVAIDRTTLQLMAELDISGLVRHESTIMRQGIAGLETAFCGPDAVKTVLEIARRKRWHGEVVAYRNSGEAEGGNRSSVVGYGAVVFRES
- a CDS encoding Glu/Leu/Phe/Val family dehydrogenase yields the protein MQSSNDHPQPVTEPFVLDACSTARSAKENPFDIARRQLDDAASIIGLDAEVLELLRWPMREMHVTIPVKMDDGSVHAFHGFRVQYNDARGPNKGGIRFHPDETIDTVRALAAWMTWKTAVLDIPLGGAKGGVICNPKAMSPGELERLSRSYIRQVGRLLGLEKDVPAPDVYTTPQIMAWMADEYSFMQGHNDFGVITGKPLALGGSLGRGDATARGGIICIREAARMLGIDLTGKTAAINGYGNAGAFAHKLAVELLGMKVVAVSDSKGGIFNPDGLEHTALTEYKKRTGSVAGFPGSTSLTDTALLELDVTVLIPAALEDEISCRNARNIRASIVAELANGPTTPEADKILHERGIYLIPDLLCNAGGVTVSYFEMVQNSSGWYWEEESVHRQLEKKMTAAIKTVHQSAVQYRVDNRTAAMIVAIRRVAEAMKLRGWV
- the ribB gene encoding 3,4-dihydroxy-2-butanone-4-phosphate synthase, with the translated sequence MNQLLKSISSDPFERVRKGLDALRQGKGVLVADAFDRENEVDLIFPAQSLTVSQMALLIRECSGIVCLCMTEEKVRSLELPMMVEQNTSGFQTAFTVSIEAAEGVTTGVSAADRVRTVLAAVADQACSADLRCPGHIFPLRARPGGVLERPGHTEATVDLMRLAGLKPCGVLCELTNPDGTMATLGEAIEFSHLHGFPVLAIEDMVAWLVHEQTRGEVA
- the rd gene encoding rubredoxin, with amino-acid sequence MQKWVCVPCGYEYDPADGDPESGIEPGTAFEDLPDDWVCPVCGVDKSFFEPVS
- the mtgA gene encoding monofunctional biosynthetic peptidoglycan transglycosylase translates to MKLLRNAVLLILLFIVVDVGRYFFIPDISRLAHTNPGKTAFMEYREAEWRSEGRDKTIKQRWVPLRKVSPSLVKAVLISEDNNFWHHEGFDFKAIEGAIEKNIEAGEFKFGASTISQQLAKNLFLSPSKNPLRKMKEAILTWRIEQMLSKRRILELYVNVAEWGDGIFGIDQAARHYYGVRASQLTASQSARLAAALPNPVLYKPTGSSGFVRARAKHIYAIMLRRGLVVPDYREVMTAPDTPVAQPPDSVVVGVPENLIQEASLPDSLKHDSSPEPAPEETSENTQPGN
- a CDS encoding c-type cytochrome; this encodes MKHSNRIPAITLAIGIGVLASGTFPAKASAAVDGKAVFDKSCSVCHSVAPPPKSAPPILPIAARYHQRFPSRAEGIKYMADFIKSPTKEKVLADPQAISRFGLMPPIPLSPAELNAVAAWVWDQYTGGSWGPGRGQGRGAGQGDCNPQ
- the mutL gene encoding DNA mismatch repair endonuclease MutL, which encodes MASIARLPDIVANKISAGEVVQRPASAVKELIENAIDSGASRITVIIKDAGRQLIQIIDNGCGMESDDVLLSVERFATSKIAGVDDLESLRTLGFRGEALASISSVSHFELKTRREADQLGTLLRSDGGVIETPQPAQCETGTSIAVRNLFFNVPARRKFLKSNATEFKHIHETVKAFVLSYPEIEWRMVNDDEELFHFRTPDVRERLSHFYGEGFGESLIEVIEENDFMTIGGYLGKPGMMVRQKYDQYFFINRRLIQNRMLVQAVQQAYGELLEERQSPFALLFLGLDPSLVDVNVHPAKLEVRFEDEKSIRSMVYPVVKRAVQMHDFSPEASVGQPSAPAVSGEVVLPDAPSRKLSYSTFSGKASTTGDLYKNYREGAFSSSASAPHPLFESSQMSPAAAESSPAPMVQESLLTPSADHSAIDDEQNPVAPDKEPKIWQLHNKYIICQIKTGLMIIDQHVAHERVLYERAIDVMNEAAPNSQQLLFPQKIDLKPWQYEVYEEIGDELYRLGFNIRPFGGMSVMIEGVPPDVRDGAEATILQDMIAEYQENASRLKLEKRDNLAKSYSCRNAIMTGQKLGVEEMRGLIDRLFATRMPYVCPHGRPVIIRLSLGELDRMFGRS
- a CDS encoding CinA family nicotinamide mononucleotide deamidase-related protein; translated protein: MKAIIISIGDELLKGHRVNTNAPFIACELGNIGIAVTRIVACSDDPQAIRDTVVSALSDAEAVLVTGGLGPTNDDRTRDAVRELLKRGLVIDEPSFERLADYFRRRNRQMPDSMNDQAMVIEGSVAIPNTKGTAPGMIIECAPQFAGRHLVLMPGVPAEMEAMMRLTVIPFFAPLSGAFIRHTPVMTLGIGETLLAEMIAGIEENLPSGTTLAYLPHTTGVSLMVSTSGAQREEVDAENHRVVEAIVAKAGHFVYATSEVTLEEVVVRTLLERGLTVAVAESCTGGLVGSRLTDVAGSSGCFLEGLVTYSNQAKVRLLGVDPATIEAHGAVSEQVATEMARGCLLNSGAQIAVATTGIAGPGGGSPDKPVGTLCVGVASKSPDGSVLVEASRFTMYGDRHQNKLRFSEAALRGLLERLKEMES
- the thrA gene encoding bifunctional aspartate kinase/homoserine dehydrogenase I encodes the protein MRVFKFGGSSIGSAAKIGNVAGIIRQELSRTPLVVVVSAIGKVTDMLAETAALAGKGDASYREKLDAITSLHNGIVHELFGSDSSSEMLWLDETMAELNDVLHGVFLLRELSGKSLALVLSYGERLSCRIVSRYLHVSGTPSECVDARQLIVTDDNHCFAKVDRLATGKLIHECFGSFEPLPVVTGFIASAPDGSVTNLGRGGSDFTATILGAALHAEEVWIWSDVDGFYSADPKRVPDARVIPEISYAEAMELSHAGAKVLHPLAVQPVMKAGIPLRIRNAFNPGAPGTKIGSEAASVEGRPGRVTGLTSINHVVLLSLSGSGMAGVPGTASRLFTCLARHAINIIFISQASSEQSISLAIAPGQASMAKKVLEEEFVREIEERRIDPVSVRRNLAMVAVVGNKMSGHPGVSAQLFETLGKNGVNVIAVAQGANEMNISLVIDNSDEDKALNCIHESFFLSMRKVHVFIAGTGTIAKSLISQIRQHRATLQQEMALDVVVAGLANTRSMCIDPAGIDLEHWHDSLKPRESHEGIGHYIRLIQERNLHNTIVVDCTASRLVAESYPELLRANISVATANKLGMAGAWELYRKIMEALRSSNAKFLYETNVGAGLPVINTLNDLKNSGDKIVCIEGVLSGTLSFIFNELRKGGRFSEIVRKAKEAGYTEPDPRDDLSGADFARKLLILGRELGYQLEYADVECQSLVPEALRGEMTPAEFLDGLSSIDEWYVEEMASAASEGMTIAYTGELRDGKAKVGLKRVPLESPVAGLNGTENLVVFTTERYLKTPLVVKGPGAGGEVTAGGVFADILRIASYLV